The stretch of DNA GACGTATGCAGTGTCTGCAGAGTTTCTTTTTCCAGGGCGTCATCCTGATGAATCAGCGCATATACGGTAGTTCCAAAAGGAATGTAGGAGTCTCCGTTTTCGTAGACAAAATGGCAGCCCTGTGTGTGTACCATTCCGTGCTGCGTGGATGCAGTACATTCTTCCTGTCCTTCTGCTTCTACGGCACCTGTGACTTTCCAGGAGTAGACTCCGGCTTCGCGCGGAAGAAAACGTACTTTATAGGTTCCGTTTCCATCATAAAATCCTTTAACCGACTGAGAGGAATTGCCGTTTGTGAATACAGCTTTGATATCGGCAAGTGTTTCTGAGCCGTCTGGTTTTTCACCCTGGAAAACCAGTTCAAACATTTTGTTCTGAATCATATTTTTATCTCCTTTGATTGTTTTTAGCACATTTTTTATAAAAATTTCAAATCATGTTAAACGAATTATGACAACTATATTTTAGCAACAAATCCGTGTTACATATATATTAATTTCGATATTTATATCTTTATTTTGCACTGTTTGCGATTTGAGTGATATTTTACTAACTTACAAAACTGTACCCTAAAAAAGAATAAAAATTGTCACTTGTCATATATCCACTCATAAAGTATCATAACATCTGTGTTATTACACTGACACGCTAAAACAATCATACACAAAAGTAATAACAGAACGAGAGGGGACATTATTATGAACACACAGAACAACACAGTAGTCAAGCTTGCAGAAACTGCATTACTTGCAGCGTTATGCTACGTATCCTTTACATTTTTGCAGATCAAGATCCCAGTGCCGGGTGGAGATGCAACATCGATCCATATCGGAAATGCTTTCTGCGTGCTGGCGGCATTACTTCTTGGCGGCGTATATGGAGGACTTGCAGGTGCGATCGGAATGGGAATCGCGGATGTGATGGATCCGGTTTATATTACAGGTGCGCCGAAAACTTTTATCCTTAAATTCTGTATCGGTCTGATCGTAGGTCTTGTGGCACATAAGATCGCGAAGATCAATGAGAGCACAGATAAGAAATATGTTTTTAAATGGAGTGTGATCGCATCCATCGCAGGACTTGCATTTAATGTAATCGCTGATCCGATCGTGGGATATTTTTACAAGCAGTATATTTTAGGGCAGCCACAGAAGCTTGCAGAGGCACTGGCAAAAATGAGCGCGGCGGCAACCTTTGTCAATGCGGTTGTATCAGTGATCCTGGTAGCAATCATCTATAATGCGGTTCGTCCGGTACTGATCAAGAGTCATCTGCTCACAGTTACTAAGAAAAAAGAACAGACAGCATAATTTATTGAATTGCTATAAGTAAGTTTTCGGCGTGGTTGTGGAGAGCAATAAGCAGAGTGCTTTGTCCAAATCCAAATTCATAAAGAAGTATATAAATAACAGTTTTCAACAGTTATTCTTACGAACATTTTACAGATGTGAAAGTAAGAATAGCTGTTATTTTTTTACACTAATACGCTGTAACACACATATATTGTGTGCTTTTCATAAAAATAAGAAAGATAAATTGTGCAATATTCCAGACAAAATATAAAAAACATATTGACACAGCAAAATAAAATAGTTATAATTCTAAACATTTGAATTATAACTATTAACATAATTAAATCGAATGCTTTTATCCGTTTGATTAGATAAAGGAGAGGAAGTGAACATACAAATGCAGGATTCATTTCACTATCTGGCCATGGTAAATCAGATGATGATCCAGAAAAAGCTCATGGAGCAGCTGAAAACCACAGGTCTTACGCTGGGACAGCCGAAAGTTCTGGATTATCTGAAGGATCATGACGGTGCCAGCCAGAAGGAAATTGCGGCAGGATGCCTGATCGAAGCAGGATCACTGACCTCCATACTGAACCGTATGGAGGAGAAAGGCCTGATCGAGAGAAAAATGCTCAACGGAAACCGTCGGACTTTTCATATTTTTATGACAGAATCCGGTAAGAAAAATCAGAAGCTTGTGGAAGCTGCTTTTGAAAAAATAGAAGAAACAGCATTTTCCGGTATTTCAGAAGAAGAACAGAAAAGATTTATGCAGACATTTGAAAAGATTTATAAAAATCTTAATGCTAAATAAATGAAACAAAAAGAGAGGGGAATAAATAATGGACAAACTGAAACGATATCTGATTTTTCTGGTAGGACTGTTTGTGAACTCGCTGGGAGTCAGTCTTATCACCAAGGCGAACCTGGGAACGTCGCCAATCTCATCGATCCCGTATGTATTAAGCCTTAACTTCCCGTTTACGCTCGGAAACTTTACCATCTTTTTCAGCATTTTTCTGATCGTACTGCAGCTGATAATCCTGAGAAAGAATTTTAAACTGGAGCATATTTTACAGATTCCGGTATCCATTGTATTCGGATATTTTATCGATCTTACCATGCTTCTTTTTTACTGGGTAAACCCGGAGATGTATGTGATGAAGATCGTTTATCTTCTCATCGGATGCCTGATCCTCGGTTTTGGTGTGTACATGGAGGTTCTGGCCGATGTAGTTATGCTTCCGGGAGAATCTTTTGTCCGCGCGATCGTCCTTACCTGGAAAACAAATTTCGGAACTACCAAGATCTGCTTTGATGTTTCCATGGCTGTGATCGCCGCAGTACTGTCATTTGTTTTTGCAGGCAGACTGGACGGTGTGCGTGAAGGTACTGTAATTGCCGCACTGCTGGTTGGATTTATCGCGAGACTTTTCGGAAAGAAGTTTGCTTTTGTAAAAACAATGCTGTTTCCGGAGACTGTTCAGGAAGAACAGCAGAGAGAACAGGTGGCTCAGACACAGCATGGCATTCAGGTAAAAAATGTCATCGCTATAGGAAGACAGTTTGGAAGTGGCGGCCACGATATCGGCAAGGCACTTGCAGAGAAGCTTGGCTATGATTTCTATGATGCAGAGATCATTCAGATGGCAGCAGGAACAACAGGCTATACACCGGAATTTATTAAAAAGAATGAGGAGATCATGACAAACAGCCTCCTCTATGATCTTGTCAATCAGATGTATTTAAACAGTAATTCTCAGGATGAGGCACCGAAGGATAAGATTTTTGCGGCGGAGTCAAAGGTAGTACGTGAGCTTGCAGAAAAAGGAAACTGCGTGATCGTGGGCCGGTGTGCAGATTATGTTCTTCGAAATTCAGAAAACTGTCTGAAGGTATTCTTCTCAGCACCTCTTGAGAGCAGAATCAAAAGAGTTTCCAAAAGACAGAATATCTCTGAAAAAGAGGCAAAGACAGTCGTACAGAAAAATGAAAAGCTCCGTGCAGACAACTACCGTTATTACACAAGAAGAATGTGGGGAGCAGCAGGCAATTTTGATCTCAGCTTGAACACTGATCTTGGCGAAGATTATATCGAAACCTGTATCCGCGGAGCGATGAAACTGTAATTACGGAGTATTCCGTACCCGGCAAAATCCTATACAATTTGCAAAGAGTCTGTGTTATGCTGAATAGCAGATAGACACGATACATGGATTTTACAGCATCACTGATTTTGTGAATTGCTATAGGAGAGTTGGGGAAA from Blautia sp. SC05B48 encodes:
- a CDS encoding DUF5060 domain-containing protein, producing the protein MIQNKMFELVFQGEKPDGSETLADIKAVFTNGNSSQSVKGFYDGNGTYKVRFLPREAGVYSWKVTGAVEAEGQEECTASTQHGMVHTQGCHFVYENGDSYIPFGTTVYALIHQDDALEKETLQTLHTSPFNKIRFCVFPKSYELTKMDLGNSHFAKIQKETGM
- a CDS encoding ECF transporter S component, encoding MNTQNNTVVKLAETALLAALCYVSFTFLQIKIPVPGGDATSIHIGNAFCVLAALLLGGVYGGLAGAIGMGIADVMDPVYITGAPKTFILKFCIGLIVGLVAHKIAKINESTDKKYVFKWSVIASIAGLAFNVIADPIVGYFYKQYILGQPQKLAEALAKMSAAATFVNAVVSVILVAIIYNAVRPVLIKSHLLTVTKKKEQTA
- a CDS encoding MarR family winged helix-turn-helix transcriptional regulator, which encodes MQDSFHYLAMVNQMMIQKKLMEQLKTTGLTLGQPKVLDYLKDHDGASQKEIAAGCLIEAGSLTSILNRMEEKGLIERKMLNGNRRTFHIFMTESGKKNQKLVEAAFEKIEETAFSGISEEEQKRFMQTFEKIYKNLNAK
- a CDS encoding cytidylate kinase family protein, translating into MDKLKRYLIFLVGLFVNSLGVSLITKANLGTSPISSIPYVLSLNFPFTLGNFTIFFSIFLIVLQLIILRKNFKLEHILQIPVSIVFGYFIDLTMLLFYWVNPEMYVMKIVYLLIGCLILGFGVYMEVLADVVMLPGESFVRAIVLTWKTNFGTTKICFDVSMAVIAAVLSFVFAGRLDGVREGTVIAALLVGFIARLFGKKFAFVKTMLFPETVQEEQQREQVAQTQHGIQVKNVIAIGRQFGSGGHDIGKALAEKLGYDFYDAEIIQMAAGTTGYTPEFIKKNEEIMTNSLLYDLVNQMYLNSNSQDEAPKDKIFAAESKVVRELAEKGNCVIVGRCADYVLRNSENCLKVFFSAPLESRIKRVSKRQNISEKEAKTVVQKNEKLRADNYRYYTRRMWGAAGNFDLSLNTDLGEDYIETCIRGAMKL